The following coding sequences lie in one Microcoleus sp. FACHB-831 genomic window:
- a CDS encoding oligosaccharide flippase family protein → MNLNSIKARIERLFQKSLVRNTLWMMLSQGLRLVLQAAYFVIIARALGAEQYGAFIGATALAAILAPFASLGSGDILIKNVSRNPQLFKDYWGNALFMLVVSSFMLLILVMVVAPFLLPKTIPIIVLFCVALSDLFFLRTLDTASKAFLAMNLVSRSAQITVLLTLKNLIAALILVSFFKNPDILVWACLYLASTAVAALIACLLVTRMLGYPKLALSLIKPDIRQGFYFSISLSAQTINNDIDKTMLASLSTLEATGIYAAAYRLIDVAFVPVYSLLGAAYAKFFQEGEAGIRGSLNFAKRLAPIAGGYGIAAGIVLFLIAPFVPYILGKEYINAVEAVRWLAPLLFLKAMQYFAADTLTGAGFQGIRSAMQALVAAFNFAINIWLIPLYSWRGAAWSSLVSDGILMLGLWFLVAFYHRKQTQSIN, encoded by the coding sequence ATGAATTTGAACTCAATAAAAGCCCGTATCGAGCGCCTATTTCAAAAAAGTTTAGTACGCAATACCTTGTGGATGATGCTTTCCCAAGGATTGCGTTTAGTTTTGCAAGCAGCCTACTTTGTGATTATTGCCCGCGCTCTGGGCGCAGAACAATACGGGGCTTTTATTGGCGCTACAGCACTGGCAGCAATTTTAGCTCCTTTCGCTAGTTTGGGCAGCGGAGATATCCTGATTAAAAACGTCTCTAGAAACCCACAATTATTTAAAGACTACTGGGGAAATGCCCTATTCATGTTAGTGGTTTCTAGCTTTATGTTGCTAATTTTAGTCATGGTTGTAGCACCATTTTTACTGCCTAAAACAATTCCTATAATTGTATTATTTTGTGTGGCTTTATCCGATTTATTCTTTTTAAGAACTTTGGATACAGCTTCTAAGGCTTTCCTAGCTATGAATTTGGTCAGCAGATCCGCTCAAATTACCGTTTTGCTAACCCTGAAAAACTTAATAGCAGCACTTATTTTGGTTAGCTTCTTTAAAAATCCAGATATATTAGTATGGGCTTGTTTATATCTTGCAAGTACAGCAGTTGCGGCATTAATAGCTTGTCTGCTTGTAACGCGGATGTTGGGATATCCAAAACTGGCACTATCGCTGATAAAGCCTGATATTCGTCAGGGATTTTACTTTTCTATCAGCTTATCTGCCCAAACTATAAATAACGATATAGATAAAACAATGCTGGCAAGTCTTTCAACATTAGAAGCTACAGGTATATATGCAGCAGCTTACCGTTTGATTGATGTTGCATTTGTACCCGTGTACTCGCTTTTAGGTGCTGCTTATGCAAAGTTTTTTCAGGAGGGAGAAGCTGGTATTAGGGGCAGTTTGAATTTTGCCAAGCGTTTAGCGCCAATTGCAGGCGGTTACGGTATTGCTGCTGGTATAGTGTTGTTTTTAATCGCTCCATTTGTACCTTACATATTAGGTAAAGAATATATAAATGCCGTAGAAGCCGTGCGTTGGCTAGCACCTTTACTCTTTCTCAAAGCCATGCAATATTTTGCTGCGGACACGCTTACAGGAGCAGGATTTCAGGGAATACGCAGTGCAATGCAAGCACTTGTAGCCGCGTTCAACTTCGCAATTAACATTTGGCTAATTCCACTGTATTCGTGGAGAGGAGCAGCATGGTCTAGTTTGGTTTCAGATGGAATTTTAATGCTAGGTTTGTGGTTTTTGGTGGCTTTCTACCACAGGAAACAAACTCAAAGTATCAACTAA
- a CDS encoding O-antigen ligase, protein MKKILEFFEQPFTALSLVLYSGGPLTVILTGGASEGEEGAAEEGDFALIQLIFLLIYAVTFFLLVARWKKVVYLLSKDKFIWLLVAFAVVSISWSFAPQMTIRRTIALVGTTLFGLYLATRYTMKEQLKMFGWTFCIIVVLSLIYAVVLRKYGIMGGIHTGAVRGIYTHKNILGKVMVLSIIVFLLLATEAKKNRWLLWLGFSLSLVLIILAKSTTSIANLVIILTALQVYRTLRWRYELLFPAIFAIATAGTSFYLWFVANADALLGSVGKNTTLTGRTELWPAVLDMIWKQPWLGYGYKGFWVGWEGESAYVWYTTMWTPPNSHNGLLDLWLDLGILGVVIFLIGFWTTLVKSMAWVRLTRTSEGLWPLLYMTYMVQANMAESSLMIQNDIFWVLYVAVALSVLIPPEQQTKALT, encoded by the coding sequence ATGAAAAAGATTTTAGAATTTTTTGAACAGCCATTCACAGCCTTGTCCTTGGTGCTTTATTCAGGAGGCCCGCTGACTGTTATTCTAACGGGAGGTGCAAGCGAGGGGGAAGAAGGAGCAGCAGAAGAAGGTGATTTCGCCCTAATTCAGCTAATTTTCCTATTAATTTATGCAGTCACCTTTTTCCTGCTTGTTGCGCGTTGGAAGAAAGTAGTTTACCTGCTGAGTAAAGATAAATTTATCTGGTTATTGGTAGCGTTTGCTGTAGTTTCTATCTCTTGGTCATTTGCACCACAAATGACCATCCGCCGCACGATCGCCCTAGTCGGGACAACCCTATTCGGACTTTACTTAGCCACGCGCTACACCATGAAAGAACAGCTAAAAATGTTCGGGTGGACTTTTTGCATAATAGTAGTTCTAAGTCTGATATATGCTGTGGTATTGCGGAAATATGGCATTATGGGTGGAATTCATACAGGAGCAGTGCGAGGAATTTACACCCATAAAAATATTCTAGGCAAAGTCATGGTACTGAGCATCATAGTATTTTTACTTCTTGCTACAGAAGCGAAGAAAAATCGTTGGCTATTGTGGCTGGGCTTTAGCTTGTCACTGGTTCTAATAATCCTGGCAAAATCAACAACATCGATCGCCAATCTAGTAATTATTTTAACCGCATTACAAGTTTACCGGACTTTAAGGTGGCGCTACGAACTGCTGTTCCCTGCAATTTTTGCGATCGCAACCGCAGGTACAAGTTTCTATCTATGGTTTGTAGCTAACGCCGACGCACTGCTGGGTTCAGTCGGTAAAAATACAACACTCACCGGACGTACAGAACTGTGGCCAGCAGTATTGGATATGATTTGGAAACAACCTTGGCTCGGCTATGGGTACAAAGGATTTTGGGTGGGTTGGGAGGGTGAGTCCGCTTATGTTTGGTATACAACGATGTGGACTCCGCCAAATTCCCACAACGGCTTGTTAGATCTGTGGCTCGATTTGGGAATATTAGGAGTAGTCATATTTTTGATCGGATTTTGGACAACTTTAGTCAAGTCGATGGCATGGGTGCGCCTGACTAGAACATCCGAGGGTCTTTGGCCATTATTGTATATGACATACATGGTGCAAGCTAATATGGCTGAAAGCTCGTTGATGATCCAAAACGATATTTTCTGGGTACTCTATGTAGCAGTAGCTCTCTCAGTATTAATACCGCCCGAACAACAAACAAAAGCCTTGACATAA